A region from the Silene latifolia isolate original U9 population chromosome 7, ASM4854445v1, whole genome shotgun sequence genome encodes:
- the LOC141589722 gene encoding uncharacterized protein LOC141589722 yields the protein MVHTQFSKQVKVVRRDNGNEFNSNEVPPNNTEPSTTPNNTKPTSSAVEPTVEEPTVVPDLGRGHRLKFLNSGLRGYVFDTTQSPSPSSSSSPPSSPSAITGGVEPPSFKVAIRDDGWCRAMQEEITALENNGTWELSDLPPDKKAFEYKSDGSSYSDYSLFTYSSNEVCLHVLIYVDYLVITGNDSSVISSFREYLHRYFHMKDLGPVKYFLGIEVARSDEGIFLNQRKYTLDIVTEMSLLRAKPASTPMEPNLQLGTDQSNLLADPECYRRLVGRLVYLAFTWPNMAFAVHTLSQFLHNPRERGSYGGRLKCCSLSLRKSRSRCQMSSFSRGHHRDGKEPMGDLEGSIEWDDDGGENGIAENLILIGKLWASRAINVKAAIDTMNKLWNTSKPMAGNVVDAKDKTFIFRFGAARDKARVLEGQPWHFEKFVWCFNEPNPAGKITDVPLFHFPIWTRVYDLPIAGRTNLANAQKIGNCLGKFISLEHGPNAELDRAIRIRVLYDIQVPLKASVPVRMKDGRTIEFTVKYERLPTYCYGCGLIGHGEKDCEDGPYEEDDLKVGEWLRASPWKVTKTVKEGGGKVARDLRPCFDAERVIDSEGAVSLMIDKLQAISLELKNRKSENKKMREQAMQSGSRESEVSEREPIVEEQTGGMVTDVDGGRGGKGDLVRECSAAGNRRESEGGGEREGELRSCLEVMELDMGAGNTEEQGTMGKGKQGGKGGGGTGGSWQRLVRADMAASKTVGRVMVKEHGEKRDREELSVVEMQKRARVLLDGGVLIPEAEGLGNSDTVRALRAFVRKEAPAILFLCETKLCGREMRRVKERLEGYHGLEVDSAGRSGGLAFLWKKEIDCVFMSSSLHHMDFTIRSESGEWRITGFYGWPNVTDRHLSWDLLKLLGQQSTLPWVCIGDYNEILFSTEMKGGNRPQWQMNNFREAVDACGLRDVSWEGYNFSWDNGQVGEANRQCMLDRAMCSSAWTDKFPYAQLTYMDREWSDHAPIKLCLNKRDSGGRKKRGFKFEQIWVGEDGCREAIDRGVEKGGADLGRVLNECARELKAWKGTRISELNWDISRKTKQLHRLNEGERSVENVGKRKKLIAELAELRRKEEQYWRQRSRALWLKDGDRNTKFFHTRAGERKQKNFIARLIDDDGNVKTDEEGIGTVAIEYFQRLFSTSNPSNFEVLEDMTQRVTPGMNECLTKEYSEEEVTEALNQMHPLKAPGPDGMNELFFQTYWGTVGPAVVDTVLNILRGNVMPTEFNTTNIVLIPKKKAPDKVSDLRPISLCNVVYKLVSKILANRLKLFLSDIVSENQSAFTPGRMISDNVLIAFELFHYMKNSRSAEGFMAIKLDMAKAYDRIEWEFLKRVLIVMGFDSAWIDRVMACVTTVSFSVLINGSPSRRFAPSRGLRQGDPLSPYLFILCAEVLSWLMRRAVENNSLHGIRIVPGAPSVSHLLFADDSIFFVKANVEEAEVVNSILRRYEAASGQLVSLEKTTVSFSKGSPLQRRSNLAARLCISEVDEHSRYLGLPTVVGRSKKVLTDILRDKLSKRVSGWRGKILSRAGKEVLIKAVVNSLPTYVMSIFKIPASFCDELRSLISRFWWGHEEGKRGISWVAWRRLCMPKGMGGMGFRDFNLFNLALIGKQVWRLLTETEGLWARMMRARYYPHGNIMTADLGNNPSYTWRGILEARRAVESGLRRRIGDGRSTRIWVDAWIPCSNSGRVLSPCGPGREQLLVADLMDGNGWREDMVSNLFLPFEQERIRNIRLSTNRPCDEWFWSKEKDGVYSVKSAYRCLAGERKAIDWSGVSNWEREKWLWNRLWNVPVWPRVKLFFWQLCHEALATRANIATRVRGDNSFCSLCNSFFETSSHFFKECIVAQRVWEGLEINRDEEEGVGIRDWVEARWREMGVREQARFMVGCWALWEHRNKVVFDQREVDPGDVIKRAWDVVEETDSGGWGFEGNGGGGYRRQDQERRKGWERPKEGFVKVNVDAGVKEEDGVSLGVVCRDCEGRVLWGISCVQEQVWEPQVAEAVAVLEGVMEARRRGYTKVVIESDCLQVIDALKRKAKGRSDLALVIDDILAASSYFNSVLWSYTCRVNNSVAHSLAHLFPRSVGRFVWSGDLPPIANNAVSFDLSLMQ from the exons ATGGTTCATACACAATTTTCTAAACAGGTGAAGGTTGTGCGCCGTGATAACGGAAATGAGTTTAACT CGAATGAAGTTCCTCCGAACAACACCGAGCCCTCTACCACGCCTAACAATACCAAGCCCACTTCGTCTGCTGTCGAGCCTACGGTTGAGGAGCCAACGGTTGTGCCTGACCTCGGCCGTGGCCATCGGCTTAAATTTCTTAATTCCGGGTTGCGCGGGTATGTTTTTGATACTACTCAAAGTCCATCGCCATCTAGCTCATCGAGTCCGCCTTCATCGCCCTCAG CTATAACTGGAGGAGTTGAACCTCCATCTTTCAAAGTCGCTATTCGTGACGATGGGTGGTGCCGTGCGATGCAAGAGGAGATTACTGCCCTCGAAAATAATGGCACTTGGGAATTATCTGATCTTCCTCCCGATAAGAAAGCCTTCGAATATAAATCCGATGGCTCT TCTTACTCTGATTATTCACTTTTCACTTATTCGAGCAATGAGGTATGCTTACATGTTCTAATTTATGTCGACTATCTTGTCATTACGGGGAATGATTCTTCTGTCATCTCCTCGTTTAGAGAGTATTTGCACCGCTATTTTCATATGAAGGATTTGGGTCCTGTAAAATATTTTCTTGGTATTGAGGTTGCACGTAGTGACGAAGGAATTTTTCTTAACCAGCGTAAATATACTCTTGATATTGTGACTGAAATGAGTCTCTTGCGTGCTAAGCCAGCCTCCACACCCATGGAACCTAACCTTCAGCTCGGTACTGATCAAAGTAATTTGCTTGCTGATCCTGAATGTTATAGACGATTGGTAGGTCGCTTGGTATACCTTGCTTTCACTTGGCCCAACATGGCCTTTGCTGTTCACACTTTATCTCAATTCCTTCATAATCCACGTGAGCGAGGCTCATATGGAGGCCGCCTTAAGTGTTGTTCGCTATCTCTAAGGAAGTCCAGGTCAAG GTGTCAAATGTCAAGTTTTTCGAGGGGCCATCATCGAGACGGGAAAGAGCCTATGGGGGACCTCGAGGGTTCGATTGAATGGGATGATGACGGAGGAGAGAACGGTATTGCTGAAAACCTAATTCTGATTGGAAAGTTATGGGCATCAAGGGCCATTAACGTTAAAGCTGCGATCGATACTATGAATAAACTGTGGAACACGTCGAAGCCTATGGCGGGTAACGTGGTTGATGCTAAGGACAAGACGTTCATATTCCGGTTTGGGGCAGCGCGGGACAAAGCTAGGGTTTTGGAAGGGCAGCCTTGGCATTTCGAGAAGTTTGTGTGGTGCTTCAATGAACCGAATCCGGCGGGTAAGATTACTGATGTCCCGCTCTTTCACTTTCCTATCTGGACAAGAGTATACGACCTACCCATTGCGGGTCGAACAAACCTGGCGAATGCACAAAAAATAGGGAACTGTTTGGGTAAATTTATTAGCCTAGAACATGGTCCTAATGCGGAATTGGATAGAGCTATTCGAATTAGGGTTCTCTATGATATTCAGGTGCCGCTCAAAGCTTCTGTCCCTGTTCGTATGAAGGATGGCCGTACTATTGAATTCACTGTTAAATATGAGCGCCTGCCTACGTACTGCTATGGGTGTGGTCTCATTGGGCATGGGGAGAAAGATTGTGAGGATGGGCCTTATGAGGAGGACGACTTGAAGGTAGGAGAATGGTTGCGTGCCTCGCCATGGAAAGTTACTAAAACTGTGAAAGAGGGAGGGGGGAAAGTAGCACGGGATCTTCGCCCATGTTTTGATGCGGAGAGAGTTATCGATTCTGAGGGAGCTGTTTCTTTAATGATCGACAAGTTGCAGGCCATATCTTTAGAACTTAAAAATCGAAAGAGTGAAAATAAGAAGATGAGGGAGCAGGCTATGCAAAGTGGGAGTAGGGAGAGTGAAGTTAGTGAAAGGGAGCCAATTGTGGAAGAACAGACGGGGGGAATGGTGACTGATGTGGATGGTGGCAGAGGAGGGAAGGGGGATTTGGTGAGGGAATGCAGTGCTGCAGGGAATAGACGGGAAAGTGAAGGAGGGGGAGAAAGAGAGGGGGAGTTGAGGAGTTGCTTAGAGGTTATGGAGTTGGATATGGGTGCTGGCAACACTGAGGAGCAGGGCACTATGGGAAAAGGGAAGCAAGGGGGAAAGGGAGGAGGAGGAACGGGAGGTAGCTGGCAGCGTTTAGTACGAGCCGACATGGCGGCATCTAAGACAGTGGGTAGGGTGATGGTTAAAGAGCATGGGGAGAAAAGGGATCGTGAGGAATTATCTGTGGTTGAGATGCAGAAGCGTGCGAGAGTTTTGTTAGACGGGGGCGTCTtaatacctgaggcggag GGCTTGGGCAACTCCGACACGGTACGTGCTCTCCGTGCTTTTGTGCGGAAGGAGGCCCCGGCCATATTGTTTTTATGCGAGACTAAACTTTGTGGTCGTGAGATGAGGAGGGTGAAGGAGCGGTTAGAAGGGTATCATGGGTTGGAAGTGGATAGTGCGGGAAGATCTGGTGGGCTCGCGTTTTTGTGGAAAAAGGAGATTGATTGTGTTTTCATGTCGTCTTCTTTACACCACATGGATTTCACAATTCGGAGTGAGAGTGGGGAGTGGAGGATTACGGGTTTCTACGGTTGGCCGAACGTAACTGATAGGCATCTGTCGTGGGATTTACTCAAGCTTCTTGGCCAACAATCAACGTTGCCATGGGTGTGTATTGGTGACTATAACGAGATTCTTTTTTCGACTGAAATGAAGGGAGGGAATAGACCCCAATGGCAAATGAACAACTTCCGGGAAGCTGTGGATGCCTGTGGTCTTCGGGATGTTTCTTGGGAGGGGTACAATTTCTCTTGGGATAACGGCCAAGTGGGTGAAGCAAATAGACAGTGTATGCTTGACAGGGCAATGTGTTCATCTGCTTGGACGGATAAATTTCCTTATGCTCAGCTAACCTATATGGACCGCGAATGGTCGGACCATGCGCCGATTAAGTTGTGTCTGAACAAGAGGGATTCGGGTGGCAGGAAGAAGCGGGGTTTTAAATTCGAACAGATTTGGGTCGGGGAGGATGGGTGTCGGGAGGCTATTGATCGAGGAGTAGAGAAGGGAGGAGCGGATTTGGGAAGGGTGCTTAATGAGTGTGCGAGAGAGTTAAAAGCTTGGAAAGGAACACGGATTTCCGAGCTTAATTGGGATATCAGTAGGAAAACCAAGCAGCTACATAGATTGAATGAAGGGGAGAGGTCCGTGGAAAATGTCGGGAAGAGGAAAAAGTTGATAGCGGAGCTGGCTGAACTAAGACGGAAAGAGGAACAGTACTGGAGGCAACGCTCACGTGCGCTATGGCTCAAAGACGGTGACCGTAATACTAAATTTTTTCATACAAGGGCGGGAGAGCGCAAGCAAAAAAATTTCATAGCTCgcctgattgatgatgatgggaatGTGAAGACGGATGAGGAAGGCATCGGTACCGTGGCCATTGAGTACTTCCAGCGGCTTTTTTCCACTTCTAATCCGAGCAACTTTGAGGTGTTAGAAGATATGACGCAGCGAGTGACACCGGGTATGAATGAGTGTCTCACGAAGGAGTACAGCGAAGAGGAAGTGACTGAGGCATTGAACCAGATGCACCCCCTTAAAGCTCCGGGTCCGGACGGTATGAACGAGTTATTTTTTCAGACTTATTGGGGTACGGTTGGTCCAGCTGTGGTGGACACGGTCCTTAATATTTTGCGGGGTAATGTTATGCCTACGGAGTTTAATACGACTAACATCGTTCTTATTCCCAAGAAAAAGGCCCCGGATAAGGTGAGCGATTTACGTCCGATAAGCTTGTGCAACGTGGTTTATAAACTTGTCTCTAAAATCTTGGCCAATCGTTTAAAGTTGTTTCTGAGTGACATCGTGTCAGAGAACCAGAGCGCCTTCACGCCAGGTAGAATGATCTCGGATAATGTCCTTATTGCTTTTGAGCTCTTTCATTATATGAAGAATTCTAGAAGTGCCGAGGGTTTCATGGCAATTAAATTAGATATGGCCAAAGCTTACgatagaattgagtgggagtttttGAAGCGGGTTCTTATTGTGATGGGTTTTGATAGTGCCTGGATTGATCGAGTGATGGCTTGTGTTACCACAGTCTCTTTCTCGGTGTTAATTAATGGTTCTCCGTCCCGTCGGTTTGCTCCTTCTCGCGGGCTGCGCCAAGGTGATCCGCTCTCACCTTATCTCTTTATCCTTTGCGCGGAAGTTTTGTCTTGGCTTATGAGGCGGGCTGTGGAGAATAATTCTCTTCATGGGATCCGTATTGTACCGGGAGCACCGTCTGTTTCGCATCTTCTTTTTGCAGACGATAGCATATTTTTTGTTAAAGCAAATGTGGAAGAAGCTGAGGTTGTCAATTCTATTTTACGACGGTATGAGGCTGCTTCGGGGCAATTGGTAAGCTTGGAAAAGACTACTGTCTCTTTCAGTAAGGGTAGTCCGTTACAGAGGAGGAGTAACTTAGCTGCTCGCTTGTGCATTTCTGAAGTTGATGAGCACTCACGGTATCTCGGACTCCCCACGGTCGTTGGGCGGTCGAAAAAGGTTCTAACGGATATTCTTCGTGACAAGCTAAGCAAAAGGGTGTCTGGATGGCGCGGGAAGATATTGTCTAGGGCTGGTAAGGAGGTTCTTATAAAGGCGGTGGtcaattcactccctacctatgttatgagtatttttaaAATTCCCGCTAGCTTTTGTGATGAGCTTCGATCCTTGATATCTCGATTCTGGTGGGGGCACGAGGAAGGTAAGAGAGGGATTAGTTGGGTCGCGTGGAGACGGCTGTGTATGCCTAAGGGGATGGGTGGAATGGGCTTTAGGGACTTTAATCTGTTTAATCTCGCTTTAATTGGAAAACAAGTATGGCGCCTGTTGACGGAAACGGAGGGTTTATGGGCTAGGATGATGAGAGCGCGATACTATCCCCATGGCAATATCATGACCGCGGATTTAGGGAACAATCCTAGCTATACATGGCGGGGTATCCTTGAAGCTAGGAGAGCGGTGGAAAGCGGGTTGAGGAGAAGAATTGGAGATGGGCGTTCTACTCGTATTTGGGTTGATGCGTGGATACCGTGTTCTAATTCAGGTAGGGTGCTTTCTCCGTGTGGTCCGGGCCGTGAACAACTCCTTGTGGCTGATTTAATGGATGGAAATGGGTGGAGGGAGGATATGGTGTCCAATTTGTTCTTACCCTTCGAGCAGGAGAGGATTCGGAATATACGGCTTAGTACTAACAGGCCGTGTGACGAATGGTTTTGGAGCAAGGAGAAAGATGGCGTGTACTCTGTCAAATCGGCATACAGGTGTTTAGCAGGTGAACGGAAGGCTATTGATTGGAGCGGGGTGTCGAATTGGGAGCGTGAGAAGTGGTTGTGGAATAGGCTCTGGAATGTCCCGGTATGGCCCCGAGTAAAGCTTTTCTTTTGGCAGCTGTGTCATGAAGCGTTGGCAACAAGAGCGAATATAGCTACTCGAGTTCGAGGTGACAATTCTTTTTGCTCTTTATGTAATTCTTTTTTCGAAACTAGTTCTCATTTTTTTAAAGAATGTATTGTTGCTCAACGGGTTTGGGAGGGTCTTGAAATCAATCGTGATGAGGAGGAGGGTGTGGGAATTCGTGATTGGGTTGAGGCTAGGTGGAGGGAGATGGGGGTGCGGGAACAAGCGAGGTTTATGGTGGGGTGTTGGGCGTTATGGGAGCATCGTAACAAAGTTGTCTTTGACCAAAGAGAGGTAGATCCTGGGGATGTGATCAAGCGGGCTTGGGATGTTGTGGAGGAGACCGATAGCGGAGGATGGGGCTTTGAGGGAAACGGAGGTGGGGGATATCGAAGGCAGGATCAGGAACGGAGGAAGGGTTGGGAGAGGCCGAAGGAAGGGTTCGTTAAAGTAAATGTTGATGCGGGGGTTAAAGAGGAGGACGGGGTAAGTTTGGGGGTGGTGTGCCGCGACTGTGAGGGGCGAGTTCTCTGGGGCATTTCATGTGTGCAGGAGCAGGTTTGGGAGCCGCAGGTAGCTGAGGCGGTGGCCGTGCTTGAAGGTGTTATGGAGGCGCGTCGAAGAGGATATACAAAGGTCGTGATAGAAAGTGATTGTCTACAAGTCATAGATGCTCTCAAAAGGAAGGCTAAAGGAAGAAGTGATTTGGCGCTTGTCATTGACGATATTCTAGCTGCTAGTAGTTATTTTAATTCGGTTTTATGGTCGTATACTTGTCGTGTTAACAATAGTGTAGCTCATTCTCTTGCTCATTTATTTCCTAGGTCTGTTGGTAGATTTGTATGGTCGGGTGATTTACCTCCGATCGCAAACAATGCTGTCTCGTTTGATTTATCCTTAATGCAGTAA